A region of the bacterium genome:
GAGCTTGATTTCGGCCTCTCTCCTCTTTTGGAGGCCCTTGCTGACTTTGTCGTTCACATAGACCCAGCTCTGCAATTGCCTGGGGACCTGGTCAAGCCGACCGGCATTGATGACCTGCAGGACGGCGCTGTTCCTGAAGCGGGTGCATCCGATGTTAAAGACAAATGAAACCAGCGCGTCAAACTGGTTCTGATTCAGTGGGACCTGCACCACCTGGTTGACAGTGTCCACCGGGACCTGCAGGTCCTGCTTCAGCAGTTCATAGCAGAGCTCTTCAGTCAGGCCATTATAGATGATGTAGGGCTCCCCGCCGATCCAGATCTTTCCGGTAACATTTTCGGTTCTGGTCAGCAGGTGCCCTATCCCGATGGTCGGCAGGCCGGCCTGATCGTCGTAGACGGTCAATCTGCATCCTTCCAGCTTTTTAATCAGTCTTATTCCGTTTTCCGAGATTTTTCTCATAGGTTCCTCTGAAAAGCGCACCGGCAGGTGGTTTGCTTTACTTTATTAATTGCCGACATAGACGAATTTTCACCAAATAAAGTTAGAAGGTCAGCGGCCCCGCGTTTTCATCATCGCTGAATTGCTCGATAACGTGCTGTGGGGAATGCGCAGCATCGTAAACGGTTCCCATGCTATAGCAGTAGGCTATATAATGATGATTGGAAACGCCGGTCAAATG
Encoded here:
- a CDS encoding lysozyme → MRKISENGIRLIKKLEGCRLTVYDDQAGLPTIGIGHLLTRTENVTGKIWIGGEPYIIYNGLTEELCYELLKQDLQVPVDTVNQVVQVPLNQNQFDALVSFVFNIGCTRFRNSAVLQVINAGRLDQVPRQLQSWVYVNDKVSKGLQKRREAEIKLWNTPAENDSPVDSMLPIDFIDPPEPQLPWYKRIFGMR